The Pirellulales bacterium genome includes a region encoding these proteins:
- a CDS encoding DUF1501 domain-containing protein, producing MSLIPHHESAHSRRDFLFRAGGGFGALALWSLLSRDASSIARAGTDSALAGDLTAAALNPLSPKSPMFSAKAKSVIWCFIDGGPSHLDLFDPKPTLNKLAGQPLPASFARPETAMGKTANTPLMASPRKFKQYGQSGIWVSDWLPEIATCVDDIAVIQSCWADGLTHVGSVCEMNTGSILMGRPCMGSWVLYGLGTACENLPGYVVLTDYPQEPPGGSRQWSTGFMPATYQGTKFRDGKTPILHVDPPAGYSAARERSELDFIQQLNRQHLLGREDDKDLEARIASYELAYRMQSAAPEATDISGETADTLALYGIDQQATAANGRNCLFARRLVERGVRFVQLYMGSGSKWDAHTDVEGNHSQYCKETDRPIAGLLKDLKQRGLLDSTLVIWGGEFGRTPMSESGTGRDHNPYGFTMWMAGGGIKPGTVYGATDEIGLYAVENKAHIHDIHATVLALLGLDHEQLTFQHNGRDERLTITSGKVIKDIIA from the coding sequence ATGTCCCTCATTCCTCACCACGAATCCGCCCATTCCCGGCGCGATTTTCTCTTCCGCGCCGGCGGCGGTTTCGGCGCGCTGGCCCTGTGGTCGCTCTTGAGCCGCGATGCTTCGTCCATTGCCCGCGCCGGAACCGACAGCGCCCTCGCCGGAGATCTCACAGCCGCCGCGCTCAATCCGCTGTCGCCCAAATCGCCGATGTTCTCAGCCAAAGCCAAATCGGTCATCTGGTGCTTCATCGACGGCGGACCCAGCCATCTCGATCTGTTTGATCCCAAGCCCACGCTGAACAAGCTCGCTGGCCAACCATTGCCGGCCAGTTTCGCTCGCCCCGAAACCGCCATGGGCAAAACCGCCAACACGCCGCTGATGGCCAGCCCCCGGAAATTCAAACAGTATGGCCAATCCGGAATTTGGGTCAGCGATTGGCTCCCCGAAATCGCCACCTGTGTCGACGACATCGCCGTCATTCAATCGTGCTGGGCCGATGGACTCACCCACGTCGGCAGCGTCTGCGAAATGAACACCGGCAGCATTCTCATGGGCCGCCCCTGTATGGGCTCCTGGGTTCTCTACGGTCTCGGCACAGCCTGCGAAAACCTGCCGGGCTACGTAGTGCTGACCGATTATCCCCAAGAACCACCCGGCGGCAGCCGCCAATGGAGCACCGGCTTCATGCCCGCCACGTACCAGGGCACCAAATTCCGAGACGGCAAAACGCCCATCTTGCACGTCGATCCGCCAGCCGGTTACTCCGCCGCACGGGAACGCAGCGAACTGGATTTCATCCAGCAACTGAACCGCCAACATCTTCTGGGCCGCGAGGACGACAAAGACCTCGAAGCCCGCATCGCCTCCTACGAACTCGCCTATCGCATGCAGTCCGCCGCTCCGGAAGCCACTGACATTTCCGGCGAAACTGCCGACACGCTTGCTCTGTACGGCATCGATCAGCAAGCCACCGCCGCCAACGGCCGCAACTGTTTATTCGCCCGCCGGCTGGTGGAACGGGGCGTCCGCTTCGTGCAGCTCTACATGGGCTCCGGCAGCAAATGGGACGCCCACACCGATGTGGAAGGCAATCACAGCCAGTATTGCAAAGAAACCGATCGCCCCATTGCCGGCCTGCTTAAAGATCTTAAGCAGCGCGGCTTGCTCGACAGCACGCTCGTGATTTGGGGCGGCGAGTTCGGCCGCACGCCGATGAGCGAAAGCGGCACTGGCCGCGATCATAATCCTTATGGTTTCACCATGTGGATGGCCGGCGGCGGCATCAAGCCGGGCACGGTTTACGGCGCGACCGACGAAATCGGCCTCTACGCCGTCGAAAACAAGGCCCACATCCACGACATTCACGCCACGGTGCTGGCCCTGCTCGGACTCGATCACGAGCAGCTCACCTTCCAGCACAACGGCCGCGATGAACGCCTCACCATCACCAGCGGCAAGGTCATCAAAGACATCATCGCGTGA
- a CDS encoding SufE family protein — protein sequence MPVARLDEIVGEFADLEPRERLELLLEFAENLPPLPAKYEAERDAGLHRIAECQTPTFIWVELVEGRVEIHAYVAPEAPTVKGFVGILIDAFNGATPEDVLSTPEDLLKRLGLLESLGMVRMRGLAAVQHYIRQQVRKAATGRESA from the coding sequence ATGCCCGTTGCCAGGCTGGATGAAATTGTCGGCGAGTTTGCTGATTTGGAGCCGCGGGAGCGGTTGGAACTGCTGCTGGAGTTTGCGGAGAATTTGCCGCCGCTTCCGGCCAAATACGAAGCGGAACGCGATGCCGGGCTGCACCGGATTGCGGAGTGTCAAACGCCGACGTTCATTTGGGTGGAACTGGTCGAGGGGCGCGTGGAAATTCACGCTTATGTTGCGCCTGAAGCGCCCACGGTTAAGGGCTTTGTGGGAATTCTGATTGACGCTTTCAACGGAGCCACGCCCGAGGACGTGCTGAGCACACCGGAAGATTTGCTCAAGCGGTTGGGCTTGCTGGAATCGCTGGGGATGGTTCGGATGCGCGGGTTAGCGGCGGTGCAGCATTACATCAGGCAGCAAGTGCGGAAAGCGGCGACTGGACGGGAGAGTGCATGA
- the guaB gene encoding IMP dehydrogenase, giving the protein MPKLVAQAITFDDVLLLPRYSQVVPAEVSVGTRLTRNIRLNIPLVSSPMDTVTESDMAIALSQEGGLGVIHKNMSVERQTEEVDKVKRSANGIIFDPVTLPPTATVAKAREVMNQANISGVPITASASNKKLLGIITRRDLRFLESSDTPISEIMTRHNLVTAQGTVTLAEAEKILMANKVEKLLLVDEDYTLTGLITIKDIDMQKRFPNACKDKLGRLRVGAAIGVHDFERAESLIAKAVDVLVVDSAHGHSSNVIETVKQIKKRWEKIDVVAGNVATKQGAADLIAAGADAVKVGIGPGSICTTRVISGVGVPQITAIMDAAAAAEAAGVPIIADGGIRYSGDITKAIAAGASVVMIGGLFAGTAESPGQQILYQGRTFKVYRGMGSLGAMVAGSSERYRQAVKRGEEARSASKLVPEGVEGRVPFKGPLSSFVYQLVGGLKAGMGYLGTRDIDELRKEAQFIQVSHASVRESHPHDIAITQEAPNYSAEYSGDE; this is encoded by the coding sequence ATGCCCAAACTCGTTGCCCAAGCCATCACGTTTGACGATGTTCTACTGCTTCCGCGGTACAGCCAGGTGGTGCCGGCCGAGGTGAGTGTCGGCACGCGGCTGACCCGGAACATTCGGCTTAACATTCCACTGGTCAGCTCGCCCATGGACACCGTGACCGAAAGCGACATGGCAATTGCCCTGAGCCAAGAAGGCGGGCTGGGCGTCATTCATAAGAATATGAGTGTCGAGCGGCAGACGGAAGAAGTCGACAAGGTGAAGCGCAGCGCCAACGGCATTATTTTCGATCCCGTCACGCTGCCGCCGACAGCAACGGTAGCAAAGGCGCGCGAGGTGATGAATCAGGCCAACATCTCCGGCGTACCGATCACTGCTAGCGCTAGCAATAAAAAGCTGCTGGGAATCATCACGCGGCGTGATTTGCGGTTCCTCGAGAGCAGCGACACGCCCATCAGCGAAATTATGACGCGGCACAACCTCGTGACAGCACAGGGGACTGTAACGCTTGCGGAAGCTGAGAAGATTTTGATGGCAAATAAGGTCGAGAAACTTTTGCTGGTTGACGAAGATTATACGCTGACGGGCCTGATTACCATCAAAGACATCGACATGCAGAAGCGGTTTCCCAATGCTTGCAAAGACAAGCTGGGAAGGCTGCGTGTCGGAGCCGCCATTGGCGTTCACGACTTTGAACGGGCCGAAAGTCTGATCGCCAAGGCGGTGGATGTGTTAGTGGTCGACAGTGCTCACGGGCATTCGTCGAACGTGATCGAGACCGTCAAACAGATCAAAAAACGCTGGGAGAAAATTGACGTCGTCGCCGGAAACGTGGCGACCAAACAAGGCGCGGCCGACCTGATTGCAGCCGGAGCCGACGCGGTGAAAGTGGGCATCGGGCCAGGTTCCATTTGCACCACGCGGGTGATTTCCGGAGTGGGCGTGCCGCAAATTACGGCGATTATGGATGCGGCTGCCGCGGCCGAAGCGGCGGGCGTGCCCATCATTGCCGACGGAGGCATTCGCTATAGCGGAGACATTACGAAAGCGATTGCGGCCGGGGCCAGCGTGGTGATGATCGGCGGATTGTTCGCCGGCACCGCGGAAAGCCCGGGACAGCAAATTTTGTATCAAGGCAGAACGTTCAAGGTGTACCGAGGCATGGGTTCCTTGGGCGCCATGGTCGCTGGATCGAGCGAACGGTATCGGCAGGCGGTGAAGCGCGGCGAGGAAGCCCGCAGCGCCAGCAAGTTGGTGCCCGAGGGCGTCGAAGGGCGCGTGCCGTTCAAAGGACCGCTGAGCAGTTTTGTGTATCAGTTGGTGGGCGGATTGAAAGCGGGGATGGGTTATTTGGGAACGCGCGACATTGACGAGTTGCGCAAGGAAGCACAATTCATACAAGTTTCGCACGCCAGTGTGCGGGAGAGTCATCCACATGACATCGCCATTACGCAGGAAGCACCCAACTACAGCGCGGAGTATTCGGGAGACGAATAG
- a CDS encoding NAD(P)H-hydrate epimerase codes for MLILSRDKVREVDRRAVAEYGMSGLVLMENAGRGATDVLCSQWAGGGRFADPRMVVVCGKGNNGGDGFVIARHLDLRGWPVMVLLLAEPKELRGDAAANFGILEKAGLEIQTFGAPLDEARFRAALAGAGYLVDAILGTGATGEPKSPYAEAINLMNASGVPILAVDLPSGLDCDTGAAARHTIRAANTATFVAAKPGFFVAGADQYVGEIHVCDIGVPRRLVEEVARSAR; via the coding sequence ATGTTGATTCTTAGCCGAGACAAGGTGCGCGAGGTGGACCGCCGGGCCGTGGCCGAGTACGGCATGAGCGGGCTGGTGCTGATGGAAAACGCTGGGCGGGGCGCGACGGATGTGCTGTGCAGCCAATGGGCAGGGGGCGGCAGGTTCGCAGATCCGCGGATGGTAGTGGTGTGCGGTAAGGGGAACAACGGCGGCGATGGATTTGTAATTGCCAGGCACTTGGATTTGCGCGGCTGGCCGGTGATGGTGCTGTTGCTGGCCGAACCGAAGGAATTGCGGGGCGATGCGGCGGCGAATTTCGGGATTCTCGAAAAAGCCGGATTGGAAATTCAAACGTTTGGAGCGCCGCTGGATGAGGCGCGCTTTCGCGCGGCGCTGGCGGGGGCCGGATATTTAGTCGATGCGATTTTGGGGACCGGCGCCACGGGGGAGCCGAAATCGCCGTATGCCGAAGCCATCAATCTGATGAACGCCAGCGGCGTGCCGATTCTCGCCGTCGATTTGCCCAGCGGATTAGATTGCGACACCGGCGCGGCGGCGCGGCATACGATTCGGGCGGCGAATACGGCCACGTTTGTGGCGGCCAAGCCAGGATTTTTTGTGGCCGGCGCAGATCAATACGTGGGGGAAATTCACGTGTGCGACATCGGCGTGCCGCGACGGTTGGTGGAGGAGGTTGCGCGCTCGGCACGCTAA
- a CDS encoding PH domain-containing protein, whose translation MSTAEAETQIWTGNPSQWAGLGTYFWCVLLAIIFGVAAVLVHPYFWLGLLLPLLIAFTKFCRIKATRYTLTSQRLKIYTGIVDRKEVEIELFRLRDLSMDQSFLQRLVNVGTVEALSSDKDAPGIFLRWVNKPDVVKDLLRTHIMQSRQATGTRDIDLTNTTN comes from the coding sequence ATGTCAACTGCCGAAGCTGAAACCCAAATCTGGACCGGCAACCCCTCGCAATGGGCCGGCTTGGGCACGTACTTCTGGTGCGTGCTGCTGGCGATTATTTTCGGCGTTGCCGCCGTGCTCGTGCATCCTTATTTCTGGCTCGGTTTGCTCCTGCCGTTACTGATCGCCTTTACAAAATTCTGCCGCATTAAAGCCACACGTTACACGCTCACCAGCCAGCGGCTGAAAATTTACACGGGCATTGTCGATCGCAAAGAAGTCGAAATCGAATTGTTCCGCCTCCGCGATTTATCCATGGATCAATCCTTCCTGCAGCGCCTGGTCAACGTCGGCACGGTCGAGGCGCTTTCCAGCGACAAAGACGCGCCGGGCATTTTCCTGAGATGGGTGAACAAGCCCGACGTGGTGAAAGATTTGCTCCGCACTCACATCATGCAGTCGCGCCAAGCCACCGGCACCCGTGACATCGATCTGACCAACACAACCAACTGA
- a CDS encoding sulfurtransferase has protein sequence MTSYAHPEVLVSTVWVAEHLNDNSIRIVESDEDVLLYTQGHIPGAVKIDWHTDLQDAIVRDYIGTQRFAGLCQSKGIENDTTVVFYGDKNNWWACYAFWVFKLYGHEKCLIMDGGRKRWELDGRAWTRDAEPTYPQTRYVAKEPDLSIRAFREETLKHSRGGKPLVDVRSNGEYTGELLHMPDYPQEGALRGGHIPGAVSIPWSKAVQEDGTFKPAKELEKLYCKENGLSRRGRTIAYCRIGERSSHTWFVLKYLLGFGNVKNYDGSWTEWGNMVGMPIAKGSEPGGVAAPEKPQTAVAG, from the coding sequence ATGACATCCTACGCACACCCTGAGGTGTTGGTTTCCACCGTCTGGGTGGCCGAGCATCTCAACGATAACAGCATCCGGATTGTGGAATCGGACGAAGACGTGCTTTTGTATACCCAGGGGCACATTCCCGGGGCGGTGAAAATCGATTGGCATACCGATTTGCAGGACGCAATTGTGCGCGATTACATCGGGACGCAGCGGTTTGCCGGGCTGTGCCAGTCGAAGGGAATCGAAAACGACACGACAGTGGTGTTTTACGGCGACAAAAATAACTGGTGGGCCTGCTACGCGTTTTGGGTGTTCAAGCTGTACGGTCACGAAAAATGCCTGATTATGGACGGGGGACGGAAACGGTGGGAATTGGATGGGCGGGCGTGGACGCGCGATGCGGAGCCGACCTATCCGCAGACTCGTTACGTGGCCAAGGAGCCCGATTTGTCGATCCGAGCCTTCCGTGAAGAAACCCTGAAGCACAGCCGGGGCGGCAAGCCGCTGGTGGACGTGCGCTCCAACGGCGAATACACCGGCGAGCTGCTGCACATGCCGGACTATCCGCAGGAAGGAGCGTTGCGCGGCGGGCATATTCCGGGGGCGGTGAGCATTCCGTGGTCGAAGGCGGTGCAAGAAGATGGCACGTTCAAGCCGGCCAAGGAACTGGAAAAGTTGTACTGCAAAGAAAACGGCCTAAGCCGCCGGGGCCGGACCATTGCCTACTGCCGGATTGGCGAACGGAGCAGCCACACGTGGTTTGTGCTGAAATATCTACTGGGCTTTGGCAACGTGAAAAATTACGACGGCTCCTGGACCGAATGGGGCAACATGGTCGGCATGCCGATTGCCAAGGGGAGCGAGCCGGGCGGGGTGGCCGCACCAGAAAAACCGCAGACGGCGGTGGCGGGGTGA
- a CDS encoding TIGR03067 domain-containing protein, which produces MRRFKIVLFVSLFAGWSVSYASSAGDDTQAWQGTWKLVSCMANGTAQMADMQWIVSGSQYTVRLNGQSAAVPYVFKLDLEQKHIDVFHHDTPAGTFGGRFKGIYDAQGNSLRVCYDLKGQKYPKSFDASRGSAQVLYEFQRSGN; this is translated from the coding sequence ATGCGCCGGTTCAAAATTGTTCTGTTCGTTAGTTTGTTTGCCGGGTGGAGTGTGAGTTATGCCAGTTCGGCGGGGGACGATACGCAAGCTTGGCAGGGAACTTGGAAACTGGTTTCGTGCATGGCCAATGGAACGGCGCAGATGGCGGATATGCAGTGGATTGTCAGCGGCAGTCAATATACCGTTCGTCTGAACGGGCAATCGGCGGCGGTGCCGTATGTGTTCAAGCTCGACCTGGAGCAAAAGCACATCGACGTGTTTCATCACGACACGCCGGCCGGAACCTTCGGCGGCCGGTTCAAAGGCATTTACGATGCCCAGGGAAATTCGCTACGGGTCTGCTACGACCTGAAGGGTCAAAAATACCCGAAGTCGTTCGACGCCAGCCGCGGCTCCGCCCAAGTGCTGTACGAGTTTCAGCGGAGCGGCAATTAA
- a CDS encoding DUF1549 and DUF1553 domain-containing protein has protein sequence MIPNQGLAAVQAARPRNGYAGHTVRILFNLLIWLSAGATCALAKDQVGLDSSPAAHAIVAAKQADGAIAAVSPPTGILKPASGAKPLPSSSSSNSAKTGLFKIGDWPFRPLTRPNVPTLSKLHGWAHNPIDDFIGQKLEAAGLQPNNAADKLTLLRRVTFDLTGLPPTPEEQAAFLADHSPDAYTKVVDRLLASPRYGERWAQHWLDVVRYSETEGFKKDGLRLDAHRYRDYVIRAFNSDLSYDRFVRQQIAGDELEPNNPDALIATGFIRLYPEDINASNMVQQRQEILDDITENTGLAFLGLTIGCARCHDHKFDDIKQTDFYRLQACFAAILPADGVSIASIDQVENYDKRMETWEQATKPIRDRIDNELSDEREAARQDAIAAYDSQTLAAINTPPEKRSCFQKQLVAEAEEWIDSRIARAYRRCNPDERKQYDQQMEELSKYDAIKPESLPTAMAVADGDGQPPPTCVLAVGNYLRPEQEVAPGFPAFLGASEPEITPPPEKPASTGRRTALAEWLTRADNPMTARVMVNRLWANHFGQGIVATPNDFGAMGGNPSHQELLDWLAYEFIAEGWHLKPIQRLIVLSATYCQSSKIDPSSAAQAAALTADAADNLLWHARRQRLEGEQLRDAQLQVSGQLNLRMYGPSAKPELPQVLEDSKYGWDADQKPADRNRRSIYVLAQRNMRLPLLQSYDQPDMQNSCPRRTATITAPQALEMLNGEDTQAAARHWSGKLLSDCDQHGQLDEAKLVREAYTQAFGRPPQENEITAAEKFVDAQAATITAEAAPPDEKQLPLPLPSKVDRAKAAAVVDLCHALMCTNEFLYVD, from the coding sequence ATGATCCCCAACCAGGGGCTCGCCGCTGTCCAGGCGGCCCGGCCACGCAATGGATATGCGGGCCACACGGTTAGAATACTGTTTAACCTATTGATTTGGCTCTCCGCAGGAGCAACTTGCGCCCTGGCGAAGGACCAAGTCGGTCTGGATTCATCCCCCGCTGCGCACGCGATTGTTGCCGCCAAGCAAGCCGACGGAGCCATCGCCGCAGTTTCGCCCCCGACCGGCATTTTAAAACCTGCCTCGGGCGCCAAGCCCTTGCCTTCCAGCTCGAGCTCAAACTCCGCCAAAACCGGGCTGTTCAAAATTGGCGATTGGCCTTTCCGTCCGCTCACCCGTCCTAATGTTCCCACGCTCAGCAAATTGCACGGCTGGGCCCACAACCCCATCGACGATTTTATCGGTCAAAAGCTCGAAGCCGCCGGACTCCAGCCCAACAATGCGGCCGATAAGCTCACGCTCCTGCGGCGCGTCACGTTCGATTTAACCGGTCTGCCGCCGACGCCGGAAGAACAGGCCGCCTTTTTGGCCGACCACTCTCCCGACGCTTACACCAAAGTGGTCGATCGCTTGTTGGCCTCGCCGCGCTACGGCGAACGCTGGGCCCAGCACTGGCTCGACGTCGTCCGCTACAGCGAGACCGAAGGTTTCAAAAAAGATGGCCTCCGTCTCGACGCCCATCGTTATCGCGACTACGTCATCCGCGCCTTCAACAGCGATCTGTCCTACGACCGCTTCGTCCGCCAGCAAATCGCCGGCGACGAATTGGAGCCCAACAATCCAGATGCCCTCATCGCCACCGGTTTCATTCGCCTCTACCCGGAAGATATCAACGCTTCCAACATGGTGCAGCAGCGCCAGGAAATCCTCGACGACATCACCGAGAACACCGGCCTGGCCTTCCTGGGCCTGACCATCGGTTGTGCCCGCTGCCACGATCATAAGTTTGACGACATCAAGCAGACCGATTTTTACCGCCTCCAGGCCTGTTTTGCCGCCATCCTGCCTGCCGATGGTGTGTCCATTGCGTCCATAGACCAGGTCGAAAATTACGACAAGCGCATGGAAACGTGGGAGCAGGCCACCAAGCCCATCCGCGATCGCATCGACAACGAGCTGTCCGACGAGCGCGAAGCCGCCCGACAAGACGCCATTGCCGCCTACGATTCGCAAACCTTGGCCGCCATCAACACGCCGCCGGAAAAACGCTCCTGCTTCCAAAAACAGCTCGTCGCCGAGGCCGAAGAATGGATCGATTCCCGCATCGCACGCGCCTATCGCCGCTGCAATCCGGACGAACGAAAACAGTACGATCAGCAGATGGAGGAGCTGTCGAAGTACGATGCCATCAAGCCCGAGTCCTTACCCACCGCCATGGCCGTGGCCGATGGCGACGGTCAACCACCCCCCACCTGCGTCCTGGCCGTCGGCAATTATCTCCGGCCGGAGCAGGAAGTCGCGCCCGGCTTCCCCGCCTTTTTGGGCGCCAGCGAACCGGAAATTACCCCGCCCCCCGAAAAGCCCGCTTCCACCGGCCGCCGCACTGCGCTGGCCGAGTGGCTCACCCGCGCCGACAATCCCATGACCGCCCGCGTCATGGTCAATCGCCTGTGGGCCAATCATTTTGGCCAGGGCATCGTCGCCACGCCCAATGATTTCGGCGCCATGGGTGGAAATCCCTCGCATCAAGAACTGCTCGATTGGCTGGCCTACGAATTCATTGCCGAGGGTTGGCATCTCAAGCCCATCCAACGGCTCATCGTCCTCTCCGCTACGTATTGCCAATCGTCAAAAATCGATCCATCGTCCGCCGCCCAAGCCGCCGCCTTAACTGCCGACGCCGCCGATAATTTGCTCTGGCACGCGCGCCGCCAGCGGCTCGAAGGCGAACAGCTCCGCGATGCTCAGTTGCAAGTTTCCGGCCAACTGAATCTGCGCATGTACGGCCCCAGCGCCAAGCCGGAGTTGCCCCAAGTGCTGGAAGATTCCAAGTACGGTTGGGACGCTGATCAAAAGCCCGCCGACCGCAATCGCCGCTCCATTTACGTTCTCGCGCAGCGAAACATGCGGCTTCCCCTGTTGCAGTCGTACGATCAGCCCGATATGCAAAACAGTTGCCCGCGCCGCACCGCCACCATCACGGCTCCGCAAGCTTTGGAAATGCTCAACGGCGAAGATACCCAGGCCGCAGCCCGACACTGGAGCGGAAAACTGCTCTCCGACTGCGACCAGCACGGACAACTCGACGAAGCCAAATTGGTGCGCGAAGCATACACCCAAGCCTTTGGCCGCCCGCCGCAAGAAAACGAAATCACCGCCGCCGAAAAGTTCGTCGACGCCCAGGCCGCCACCATCACCGCCGAGGCCGCACCGCCCGACGAGAAACAACTCCCTCTCCCTCTGCCCTCCAAAGTCGATCGCGCCAAAGCCGCCGCCGTGGTCGATCTATGCCACGCCCTGATGTGTACCAACGAATTTTTGTACGTCGACTGA
- a CDS encoding SDR family oxidoreductase codes for MSEISAMPPRGSSPTPSAALSVAVVAAGDPPLPLPVTAPKARQATGFWPGKVVLITGGSSGLGRALAQAFARSGAQVVVSARSADTLETVAADLRVSGAQVLAIPADVTQQNQVEHLIEQTVRHFGRLDVLINNVGRSTRGALLDTTPEDFANLMDINFLSAVRCTRAAVPHLLRSRGQIVNIGSLSGKSASRYVGAYAATKFALAAYTQQLRLELQPQGVHVLLVSPGPIARDDAADRYADQLEGLPPRAAKPGAGVRISPVRPEKLSQAILTACRRRQPELIYPPLARLFIAAIHLFPRLGDWLVRKMT; via the coding sequence ATGAGCGAGATATCAGCCATGCCCCCGCGCGGCTCATCGCCGACCCCTTCAGCCGCTCTCAGCGTGGCTGTGGTTGCCGCCGGTGACCCTCCCCTGCCCTTGCCCGTAACCGCGCCTAAAGCGCGTCAAGCCACCGGCTTCTGGCCCGGTAAAGTGGTGCTCATCACCGGCGGTTCCAGCGGATTGGGCCGCGCCTTGGCCCAAGCTTTTGCCCGTTCCGGAGCTCAGGTCGTCGTTTCCGCCCGCTCCGCCGACACACTGGAAACCGTCGCCGCCGATCTGCGGGTCTCAGGCGCCCAAGTGCTCGCCATTCCCGCCGATGTCACGCAGCAAAATCAGGTCGAACACCTCATCGAGCAAACGGTCCGTCATTTCGGCCGCCTCGATGTCCTGATCAACAACGTCGGCCGCTCCACCCGCGGCGCTCTGCTCGATACCACCCCCGAAGATTTCGCCAACTTAATGGACATCAACTTTCTCAGCGCCGTCCGTTGCACTCGGGCGGCGGTGCCCCATTTGCTCCGCAGCCGCGGGCAAATCGTCAACATCGGCTCGCTGTCGGGAAAATCCGCCAGCCGCTATGTCGGCGCGTATGCCGCCACCAAGTTCGCCCTGGCCGCATACACGCAGCAACTTCGCTTAGAACTGCAACCGCAAGGCGTGCACGTGCTTTTGGTTTCACCCGGTCCCATCGCCCGGGACGATGCCGCCGATCGTTATGCCGATCAACTGGAAGGCCTGCCCCCGCGCGCCGCCAAACCGGGAGCCGGCGTGCGAATTTCGCCAGTGCGTCCGGAAAAACTTTCGCAGGCCATTCTCACCGCCTGCCGCCGCCGCCAGCCGGAACTCATTTACCCCCCCCTGGCCCGCCTGTTCATCGCCGCCATCCATCTGTTTCCGCGCCTCGGCGATTGGTTGGTGCGCAAAATGACGTGA